The following coding sequences lie in one Arachis hypogaea cultivar Tifrunner chromosome 9, arahy.Tifrunner.gnm2.J5K5, whole genome shotgun sequence genomic window:
- the LOC112710559 gene encoding uncharacterized protein encodes MGCRWLRKAKELLFNQGFPTPRGVFYLITTTLLSLLLPLSFLLLATLSGAQFYLQSLNWYILHQPLPYIFNLALHVNPCVLYFLVSIVTMATLIHGLMGKAALSSDSWSSWSSRTSFHLYIAWILLCAFQFCIGLGIEGSIVAGVYDSESSFGAERSLISRVIFLFGLHETTQVWSRFVVRPVVDTTVYGVARKERWIERVAAATSLGLMWWWRLRDEVETLVVMAQVKREQLLDVGLADFVGWWLYYLTVTIGMVRVIKGVMWMFMISLCRRRPTQISQVESGDDNDDKV; translated from the coding sequence ATGGGGTGTCGTTGGTTGAGAAAAGCCAAAGAGTTGTTGTTCAATCAAGGTTTTCCAACACCAAGAGGTGTTTTCTACCTTATCACCACCACACTCCTCAGCCTCCTCCTCCCTCTTTCGTTCCTTCTCTTGGCGACTCTCTCCGGCGCGCAATTCTACCTTCAAAGCCTCAATTGGTACATTTTACACCAGCCTTTACCGTACATCTTCAACCTTGCACTGCACGTCAACCCATGTGTTCTGTACTTTCTTGTGTCCATTGTCACCATGGCTACTTTGATCCATGGCCTAATGGGTAAGGCCGCCCTTTCGAGCGACTCGTGGAGTTCGTGGTCATCTAGGACTAGTTTTCATCTCTACATAGCATGGATTCTCCTTTGCGCTTTCCAATTTTGCATTGGATTGGGCATAGAGGGAAGCATTGTGGCCGGAGTTTATGACTCTGAGTCGAGCTTTGGCGCCGAGAGAAGCCTGATAAGCAGGGTGATTTTCCTCTTTGGATTGCACGAGACTACCCAAGTTTGGTCTAGATTTGTGGTAAGGCCGGTCGTGGATACCACGGTTTATGGGGTCGCCAGAAAAGAGAGGTGGATTGAGAGGGTGGCCGCGGCCACTAGCCTCGGCCTCATGTGGTGGTGGAGGTTGAGGGATGAGGTGGAGACTTTGGTTGTTATGGCTCAAGTTAAGAGAGAGCAATTGTTGGATGTGGGATTGGCTGATTTTGTTGGGTGGTGGTTGTATTATTTAACCGTGACAATTGGTATGGTAAGAGTTATCAAAGGTGTTATGTGGATGTTCATGATTTCACTTTGCAGAAGAAGGCCTACACAAATTTCTCAAGTGGAATCAGGTGATGATAATGATGACAAGGTGTAA